From bacterium:
CGCATCAGCAGCGTGTGCTCCTCGGGGGGGAGGACCATCCCCGCGCGCATCAGCAGGTAGACCTCGGCGGACGGGGCCTTCCACGGGAAGTCGGACCGGTAGTCGTAGACCCGGTTCACCCACCGGCGGTTCTCGTTGTAGACGGCGATCGATCGGCGGATGTCGCCGTCGGAGACCTCCCGGCCGGCGAGCCTCGCCAGCCCGTCCCGGAGCTCCCGCATCTCGTTCGCGTAGAAGACCCCGCCGACCTCCTCCCGGAAATTCTGGGGCGCGTCGAAGTACCGGACGTACTTGTCCTTGAACAGGAGCTTCCAGATGCCGCTCAGGTTCCGGATGACGTCGCAGATGGAGGGGAACATCATCCCGTCGACGAAGTCGAGCTTCCCGTTGATCGCCATCTCGATCGTCGACCGGGGGATCCGGCAGATGTAGCTCTGGTAGTAGGCGTCCCCGTGGATCACCTCCATGTCCGCCCCGCCCCCGAGGATCCCGAGCGGCAGCATCCCCGCCGCGTGGACGATCTCCCGCGGGACGTAGACCGGCATGTACCCGATCACCTTCCGCCCCGGGACGGCGTCCTTCCATTCCCGCGCCTTCGCGAAGCTCAGGTCCTCGAAGATCGCCTCGCAGGCAGCGACGATCTCGCCGACCGGACGGGTGCTCATCGGGCGGATTTCCCGGCGAGAAGGGAGGCGATCAGGCCGTCGATCAGCTCTTCGCTCCAGGGGATTCCCCTGGCCAGCCCCTGCCGAAGCTTCACGAAGTCGATCTCCCGGCCGCTCTCCTTCGTCCCCTCGTTGAAGGCTCGGAATCCGGCGCGGGCCTCGTTCATCATGTTGAGGGCCAGCCACGCCCGGGCGTTCTCCTTGTTCGCGTTCCAGGCGATCAGCTTCGGCTTGCGGAGCTCCTCGAGGCTCTTCGTCATGCACTCGGGAAACGTCTCGAGCAGCTTCGCGCACAGCTCCTCGACCGCCGCGTCGAGGAGGGAAAGATCGACCTCGCCTCCCTTGATCGCGGCAAGGCCCTCCTTGTACGCCGCCCCCGTCTTGAAGTCCCCGTGAACAACCCGCCCGTACCCGTCGAGCATCCGGTCGGTGACCACGGTCGGGTTCGCGACGAACGTCCCGCCGATCTTCAGCGCGGGGACCAGGCCGGAAACGATCCCGAGCCGCGCGGCCTTGTGCGCGGAGAACGGCTCGCAGAGGGTCCCGGAGACCATCGCCTGCTCGCACCCGATCATCACCGGCAGGAAGTCGGTGGCCCCGCCGATCGCCGCGGAGCCGTGCTTCGGACCGGCCTGCCCGAAGTTCGCCAGGTCCTGCGCGATCGTGAAGTCGCACGCCATCCCGATCTCCTGGCCGCCGCCGATCCGCATGCCGTTCACCCGGCAGATCACCGGCTTGTCGCAGCCGAGGATGGACGAGACCATGTCGTTGAACAGGCGCATGTACTGCCGGTACTCCTGCGGGTTGCCGGCGTAATACTCCGCGTACTCCTTCGTGTTCCCGCCCGTGCAGAACGCCTTGTCCCCGGTCCCGGTGAAGACCAAGGCGTTGACCTCGCGGTCCACGGAGGCCCGGCGAAAGGCGAGGATCAGCGCCTTGACCATGTCCGTCGTGTAGGAGTTGTACTGCTTCGGGTTGTTGATGACGATCCAGGCGTTTCCGAGCCCCTCGGCCGTCGAGCCGTCGCGCCGCTTCGCGGGGCGCTTCTCGTAGCGGACCATCCCGCCGCAAAGGCTCTCCACCTCCTGGCCGACCAGGTTGTGGTCGACGAGGTGGGACGGCGCGGTCTTTCCGATGATCTCGTCAGTCGTCGCCATGCGTCCTCCTGCTTCCCGGGGAAGGTTGTTTGGGATTAATTAAGCAAACAAGTACCACAATACCGATTAACTTGTCAAGAAATTTGTCCCCCCCCGCGCTCTCTCGGGGAACCAACTGTTCCGATACATAAACACGGTAACGCAGCAAATCAGGGAAAGAGGGAGCGGAGAGCTGCTTTCCCATAAATGATCCTTAATGGAATTGATGCGCGGCTCTCCATCTCGACTCGATTCTATTGCGCTGAACGGGAAAGTTTCGTACATTAATAAACGTCGATCCAGCTTCTGCCGCCAGGGGCGGAAAACGATCTGTCGGGCACCGTTCCGGGGCCGTTAACTCAAATCACATCGACATCAGAAGGAGGTGCCGCATGGGAAAAAGAGGATTGCCACTGGCGCTGGTTCTGGGGTTGTTTCTCGTCGTGCCGTCGTCGGCGTCAGCGGAAGCGACGGTCCCCGAGTCCAGCCGGGGCTGCGTGTCGTGCCACGTCAAGGAGAAGGTGGCGGCCACCGCCATCGAAGAGTGGAAGAACAGCACGCACGCGAAGGAAGGCGTCGGCTGCCTCGACTGCCACGAGGCGGAAAAGGGGAAGCCGGCGGCCTTCGAGCACTACGGGGAAACGATCCACACCATCGTCACCCCGAACGACTGCGCCAAGTGCCACGAGAAGGAGAGCCGGCAGTTCCAGGCGAGCCACCACGCCAATGCGGGTGAGATCATGGGCAGCCTCGACAACTTCCTCGGCGATGTGGTCGAGGGGCCCCCGGCGGTGATCTCCGGGTGCCAGCAGTGCCACGGCGGCACGGTGAAGGTCCTGGCGAGCGGGAAGATCGACCCCACCACCTGGCCCAATACCGGCATCGGCCGCATCAACCCCGACGGCTCGAAGGGCGCGTGCTCGGCGTGCCACTCCCGGCACCTGTTCAGCGCCAAGGTCGCGCGCTCCCCCGAGTCGTGCGGGAAGTGCCACCTGGGCCCCGATCATCCGCAAAAGGAGATCTACGACGAGTCCAAACACGGGGTCGCCTTCTACGTGCACCGGGACCGGATGAACCTCGGCTCGCGGAGCTGGGTTCTCGGGAAGGACTACACGGCGGCGCCGACATGCTCCACGTGCCACCTGAGCGCGACGGTCGACCTGCCGGTGACCCACGACCCGGGCGAGCGGCTCTCGTGGACGCTGCGCCCGGCCGTCTCCAAGAAGATGGAGAACTGGGAGAAGAAGCGCGCGACGATGAAGCAGGTTTGCGGAAACTGCCACGACCAGCGGTTCGTCAGCTCCTTCTACACCCAGTTCGACATCACCGTCGACCTTTACAACGAGAAGTTCGCCAAGCCCGCCGGGGAACTGATGAAGAAGCTCGCGGACGCCGGGAAGATCACGCCGAACACCTTCACCAGGAAGATCGAGTGGACCTACTTCCTCCTGTGGCACCACGAGGGGCGACGGGCGCGGCACGGGGCGTCGATGATGGCTCCGGACTACACGCAGTGGCACGGTTTCTTCGAAGTGGCGAACCGGTTCTACAACGAGCTTCTGCCGGAGGCCGAGGAGCTCCTCCCGGGTTCCACCGCCTTCATCCTCGCCCAGGACCAGCACAAGTGGAAGAAGGGGATCGGCAAGGAAGAGCGGGAGAAAATGAAGAAGTTCTACGACGAGCGGTACGGGAAGTGAACTGACTCGCGAGGGCTGAACTGAGTCTGTCTAGCGGGGCCGTCCATTCCGGGCGGCCCCGCCGGTTTCCCGCCATCACCATACCTTGGATCGTATCGGGCGATTTCGAGTTACTTCCCTAAGGGAAATCTTTCGGGAGGCTTGACAGCCCCCGATTCGGAGAGCAGAATGTGAACTGTAATTCACTTGGAGAAGGGGATGGCGGCGGAAAAACGGAGCAGAGAGGCAAGGCGGGAACAGATCGCCGAGGCGGCGCTCGAAGTGATCGCAAGGCACGGAACCCGAAGTTTGAGCGTTGGAGCGGTCGCGCGGCGGATCGGCATCGTCCCCTCTGCGATCTACCGGCACTTTCACGGGAAGGAAGAGATCCTTTCCGCGGCGATTGAACGGATGGGAGAACGCCTCCTCGAAAACGCTGCGCGTGCCGCCGCGGGGAAGGGCGGTACGATCCAGCGGCTCAGGATGCTGCTGCAGGATCACGTCCGGGCAATCCGGGAAGGGTACGCGGGCCCCAGGATCGTCTTTGCCGAGGGGATCGATGGCGGCGGGGTCTCCCACCGGATGGAAATCTACCACGTCATCCGCCGGTACCTGGACCGGGTAGCCGAGATCCTCCGACAGGGCCAGCGGGCCGGAGACCTCCGCGGGGACCTTGATCCGGAGGCCACGTCCGTGCACTTCCTGGGGTTGATCCAGCCGGCGGCGACGCTCTGGTACTTGAGCGCCGGGAAGTTCGACGTCACCCTGTACGCGGAATGTTCCTTTGCCCAATTCGCGGAAGCGATTACAGCGAGGTGACCCTCTTTTTTTTCCCAATGATGTGAATACACGTTCACTTTGGAGGACAAAACGAGGTGGAAGAAGACTTCGGCGATGATGTCGGCCGGAGGGACGCCCGTAGGGGTTACGGGGAATTTGCCGTCCCGGTATTTTTGTTTCAAGGTATTTAAATAGGCGAATGTTTCCCTGGGGAGGTGGGCGATGAAGAGAAAAAAGACGATCGTGGCGGCGGTGGTCGTCGTCGTGTTGGTGATCGGAGCGGGAATCGCGGTTTGGCTCCGCTTCCGGGAAGCCAAGGAAGTCGGGGTCATTCGGGTTTCGGGCAACATCGAGGTGACCGACGTGGACGTGAGCTTCAAGATTCCGGGCCGGCTGCTGCAGCGGTCGGTGGACGAAGGGATGTCCGTTTCCGCCGGACAACCCGTTGCCCGACTGGACAGCGCGGACCTGGAAAGGGAAGTGAGCATGAAAGAGGCCGAGCTCCAGGCGGCGGAGGCCGTGCTGCGGGAGCTTGTCGCCGGGTCACGGCCCCAGGAGATCGCGAGAGCCAGGGCGGCAGCTGCGGCGGCGCAGGCCGAGGCGGAGCGGCTTTCCGGGGATTTTGAACGCGCAAAGGCGCTTCATGCGAGAGACGTGATCTCCCGCCAGGAGTTCGAGGGGACCAGGGCGGCTTACGAGGTGGCCGATGAGAGACGGAAAGAAGCGAAGGAAAGCCTCCACCTCGTGGAGGAAGGGCCCAGGCGCGAGCAGATCGAGCAGTCCCGCGCCCGGGGCCGGCAGGCGAAGGAAGCTCTGGAACTGGCCCGAACGCGCCTCTCCTACGCGGCGATCGTCTCCCCCCTTGCCGGGTTGGTTCTTTCCAAGAACGTGGAGCCGGGGGATTACGTGGCTCCAGGGACGCCCGTCGTGACGGTGGGGTCACTCAAGGACCCGTGGCTCCGGGCGTACATCGAGGAGACCGACCTGGGGCGGGTCAAGGTGGGCCAAGCCGTCGAGGTTACCGCCGACACCTATCCGGGGAAGAAATACGCCGGGCACGTTTCCTTCATCGCCTCGCAGGCCGAATTTACGCCGAAGAACGTCCAGACGCGGAAAGAGCGCGTCAAGCTCGTCTACCGCATCAAGGTCGACGTCTCCAACCCGGACATGGAACTGAAACCGGGAATGCCGGCGGACGCGGCCATCCGGACGGATGAGAGAAGCGAGGTGCGCATTGGACGCGATACGAACTGAAGGACTGGGCAAGGTTTTCGGCCCCACGGTGGCGGTGGACCGGCTCACCCTTTCGGTGGACGAAGGGGAGATTTTCGGATTGGTAGGGCCCGACGGTGCGGGGAAAACCACCGTGATGCGCCTGCTGACCGGGATTTTAGACCCCTCGGAAGGGGAAGGCTGGGTAATGAGCCATTCGATCCGGACGGAGACGGGGAAGATCCACGGGGAGATCGGGTACATGAGTCAGCGGTTCGGGCTGTACCCCGATCTCTCCGTCATGGAAAACATCGATTTCTATGCCGACCTCTACGGCATTCCCCGGAGGGGCCGGCAGGAAAAGATCGATGAGCTGCTGGCGTTTTCCAATCTCACCCCGTTCAAGCGACGTTTGGCGGGAAACCTCTCCGGGGGGATGAAGCAGAAACTGGGGCTCGCCTGCGCGCTCATCCACACCCCGAAGGTCCTCTTCCTCGACGAGCCGACGAACGGCGTCGACCCCGTCTCGCGGCGTGATTTCTGGCGGATCCTGTACCGCCTTCTGCGGGAGAAGGTCACCATTTTCGTCTCCACTGCCTATCTCGACGAGGCGGAGCGGTTCCAGCGGCTCGCACTCCTGCACCAGGGGAAATTGCTTGCCCTCGGGACGCCGGAGGAGGTGAAGACGCTCTACCCGGGGGTGATCCTGGAAGTGCGATGCGGCGATCCCCGTCGGGCGTCCGCGGTCCTTCGGGAAGAGCTCCCAGGCGCAACCGTCGGACTCTTCGGCGACCGCGTTCACGTGGGCAGCCGGGACCCTGAGCTGGCCCGTAAAGGAATCGAGAAGGCCCTCCGGAATGCGGGGATCCCGGTTTCCCAGGTTCAACCCGTCGAGCCGATCCTTGAAGACGTCTTCGTCGCCGTGCTTTCTTCCGGCGGGGAGGCGAGGGCATGAACCCGGCGGCGGAAGAGTTTTCGGTAGTGGTGCGCAACCTGGAAAGACGGTTCGGGGCCTTCACCGCCGTGAACCGGGTGAGCTTCGAGGTCCGCAAGGGGGAGATCTTCGGCTTCCTGGGCCCCAACGGCGCGGGCAAGTCGACCACCATCCGGATGCTGTGCGGGCTCCTTGCCCCCACTTCGGGGGAGGGGACCGTGGCCGGTTTCGACCTGAATACCGAGGCGGAAAAGATCAAGCAGAACATCGGCTACATGTCCCAGCGCTTCTCCCTCTACGAGGACCTGACCGTCGAGGAGAACATCAATTTCTACAGCGGGATCTACCGGATCCCGGCGGAGAGGAAGGGGGAGAGGAAGGAATGGGTTCTCCGGATGGCGGACCTTTCCGACCATCGGAACACGAAAACCGCCTTTCTTTCCGGAGGCTGGAAACAGCGGCTGGCGCTTGGGTGCGCGGTCCTCCACGAGCCGCCGATCCTGTTCCTCGACGAGCCGACCTCCGGAGTGGATCCGATCAGCCGCCGCAACTTCTGGGAACTGATCTACGAGCTCGCCGGGAAGGGAGTCACCGTGTTCGTGACGACCCATTACATGGACGAGGCGGAGTATTGCGACCGGTTGGGGCTCATCTACCGCGGAGAACTCGTGGCGCTGGGGACCCCGGAGGAGCTGAAAACCCGCCTGATGAAGGAAGAGGTGCTGGAGATCCAGGCGGAGCGTCCGCAGGAGGCGATCGGCCTCCTGGAGAATCTTCCGGGCGTGAAAGGGGCGGCTCTTTTCGGGAAAGGGATCCACGCAGCCGTGGATCGGGCGGAAGAATTCGTCCCGGTCCTGCGTGCCGCACTGGAAACGGGGGGCTTCGCCGTCGGCCGGGTCGAGAAGATCGTCCCGACTCTGGAAGACGTCTTCGTCTCCCTGGTGGAGGAGAGGGACCGTCAGGAAACGCCGGTTTCGGAGGTGCGGCGATGAACCTCCGGCGCCTTCTTGCCATCGCGCGGAAGGAGTTCCTTCACATCCGCCGGGACCCGAGAAGCCTGGCAATGGCGATTGCGATACCCATGCTTCTGATCCTTCTGTTCGGATATGCCCTCACCCTGGATGTGGACAACGTGCCGATCGCGGTCTGGGACCAGAGCGTATCTCCGGAGAGCCGGGAACTCATCAGCCGGTTCGAAGGCTCCCGGTACTTCGACGTCCGCCTGCGCGCGAAGGGATATCCCGACATCGAACGGGCGATCGAGGCCGGCCAGGTGATGGCCGCCGTCGTGATTCCCCGGGACTTTTCCGCCCACCTGACGGCGGGCAATGTGGCGGCGGTCCAGTTCCTCATCGACGGGTCGGACTCCAACACGGCCACGATCGCCCTCGGGTACGCCGAGTCGGTGGCCCGCGGGTACTCGCGGGATATCGCTTTCCGGGAAGCGAGGGTTGGGGGAACGGGGACCCTGCGGGACCCCCTCGAGGTGCGCCCCCGGGTCTGGTTCAACGCGGACATGGAGTCGAAGAACTACATCGTCCCGGGCCTGATCGCCGTCATCATGATGGTGATCGCGGCACTTCTCACTTCGCTCACCGTGGCCAAGGAGTGGGAGACGGGAACGATGGAGCAGCTTATCTCCACGCCCATCCTGGCACGGGAACTGGTATTGGGTAAGCTCCTGCCGTATTTCGCCTTGGGGATGCTCGACGTTCTCCTCGCCGTGGGGATGGGGGAGTTCCTTTTCCAGGTGCCGCTTCGGGGAAGCGCGGTTCTCCTCTTCGGGATGGCGGCCGTCTTTCTGGTGGGGGCGCTCTCGATGGGGATGGTGATCAGCATCGTCACGAAATCCCAGCTTCTGGCCAGCCAGCTGGCGATGGTGCTCACCTTCCTTCCTTCGTTCCTCCTGTCGGGGTTCATGTACTCCATCGGGAACATGCCGAAGGCGATCCAGGTCATGACCTACGCCATTCCCGCCCGGTATTTCGTGACGCTGCTGAAAGGGATTTATCTCAAAGGGACGGGGCTTTCGATCCTTCTGGGCGAAGCGGCGCTCCTTACGGCCTTCGGGGTGATGATGGTCCTGCTCGCAAACCGGAAATTCCGCAAGAAGCTTGCGTGAGGGAGGAGACCGGGGATGTGGGAGCGTTTGCGCAACATGCTGATCAAGGAGTTCCTCCAGGTCCTGCGCGACCCGAAGATGCGCGGGATCATCTTCGTGATGCCTCTCATCCAGGTCATGGTCTTCGGGTACGCGGTGACCACCGACGTCCGCGACGTCCCCACCGCCGTCCTGGATTTCGATCAAAGCGTGGCTTCCCGGGAACTGCTTTCCCGCTTTTCCGCCTCGGGGTATTTCCGCTTCGTCGCGCACACCCGGGATGTCTCCATGGCCAATCATCTCCTCGACAAGGGATCGGTGGGGGCGATCCTGCGCGTCGACCAGGGCTTCGGGGAGGACTTGCGGGCGGGCCGGACGGCGAAACTCCAGGTGATCGCCGACGGGACGGACTCCAACACGGCAGGGATCGTGCTCGACTATACAGGGCGGATCGCCGGGAAGTTTTCCGAGAAGGTGCTCCTGGCCCGGCTTTCGCGCCTCCGCGGCGAGGGGCCTCTTCCCGGGAGAGTGGAACTCGCCTCCCGCGCCTGGTTCAACGAGAACCTGGAGAGCCGCAACTTCTACGTCCCCGGGGTGATCGCGATCATCGTGATGCTCATCACGCTGATGCTGACCAGCATGGCGGTCGTGCGGGAGAAGGAGATCGGCACGATCGAGCAACTTCTCGTCTCCCCGATCACCCCGACCGAGTTCATCCTTGGCAAGACGCTCCCCTTCGCCCTCATCGGGTACGCCGACGTGCTGCTCGTCGCCGTCGTCGGTGTGTTCTGGTTCGAGGTGCCGATCCGGGGGAGCCTGGTCCTGCTCCTCGTGGCCACCACGTTCTACCTGATGACCACGCTCGGGATCGGGCTCTTCATCTCCACGGTCAGCCGCACGCAGCAGCAGGCGATGATGAGCGTATTCTTCTTTTATTTCCCCGCCGTACTCCTATCCGGATTCATGTTCCCCATCGCGAACATGCCGCCCCTGGTGCAATACATGACCTACGCCAACCCGCTGCGGTATTTCCTGGTCATCCTGCGGGGGATCTTCCTGAAAGGCGCGGGGCCGGCCACGCTGTGGCCCCAGATGGCGGCGCTTCTGATCATGGGGCTGGTCACACTCTTCTTCACGACGCGACGCTTCCGCAAGACCATGGCATAGAGCGGATCACACGGGAAAGGTGGAGATAAATGGACCGCATGGCCTTGAATCGGATTTCTCGTTCTTCCTGTCGAACCGTAATCGTCGTCGCTTTCGGGATCCTTTTGCCATTGATCGCCGAGGCGGCGGATGTGCCATCAACGACCGAATTGACCCTGGACAAGGGCGTCGAAATCGCTCTCTCCCGGCATCCCTTGCTGCTGGAGAAGAGCGCCGATGTCGATGCGGCCAAGGCGAGAGTGGGAATCGCAACGGCCCCCTACTATCCACGGATGGAAACATCGGCAGGATATGAGCGGTTCGAATACCCGGCGGTCTTCTTCCGTCCTTCAGGAGGGGCCGTCCAGGGGCTTGGCGACACGATCGGGCCGCTGGATGACTTCACGGCACGCCTGGAGGCCAGGTGGCTCGTGTGGGATGGCGGGGCGCGCCGGGCGGAGCGCGACGCCTCCGTTGCCCGCGCGGGGGGTACCGTGGCGGACAAGGAGACCGTCCGCCAGGGGGTCATCTATCGGGTACGGGAGGCGTTCTTCGACCACGTGACCGCCCGAAGACTCGAGGAGGTGGGAATGAAAAGCCTCTCCCGGGCGGAGAAGCACCTTGCCTTCTCCAAGGAGCGGTACGCCGCCGGCACGGTCCCGAAGGAGGACGTCCTGAAGGCGCAGGTGGAACTGGCGGACGCCAACCTGTCCTTGGTGAGCGCGCGAAGCGCGGTCCGCTCCACCCTGGCGCGCCTGAATACGGCGATGGGGATCCCGGCGGAAACCGGGACCACCGTTGTTCCACCCGGGGATTCCCTGGTTTCCCCCGACACGACGCCGCTTTCTGCGGCGCTCTCCGGCGCCGAATCCCGTCGTCCCGAGCTGAAAACGAATCTGGCAAACGTCGTCGCCTCGGATGCGGTGGTTCGGAAGGCGAAGGCCGCCTTCCTGCCCCAGGTAGGGGTCTCGGGCATGCTGGGGGTCCGGGACACCGATTTTCCGCCGGAGGAGAAAGAATGGTCCGCGGGCGTGAAAGTCACCTGGCCTCTCTTCACCGGCTTTGCCCGTGGCCACGAAAGGAACCTGGCGAAAGCGGAATCGGAAAAGGCGAAAGCGCAGTTCCAGGGCGTATCGAACCGGATCCGTGAGGAAGTAGTGGTGGTCCATTCCGGTCTTCGGGAGACGTTCGAGGCGGTCCATGCGGCGGAAGTCCTCGTTTCCGAGGCGAGAGAATCCCTGCGGCTGGCGGAGGAGCGGTATGCAAACGGCGTGGGAACCATCCTGGACCTCCTGGATGCGCAGGTTTCCCTGACACGCGCCGAGGCGAAAGTGGTCGAGGCGGCCCTCTCCCACCAGTCGGCCCATTCCCGGTTCCTGTTGGTTACTGGGAGCTTTTAATGACGACGCACTTCGCGTTGCACCAAAGTGCATCGACGCATGGATATTTACATCGGGTGACAACGGCGTCATGAAAATCAACCAACGGTCTGTCCTTCATGAAATCGTTTTGCCCAGCATCAGCCGCTGGGAAGGGTGGAAGCCGCAGGAGTAGAGGAAGCGCTGCAGGCCGATATTTTCCGGGGACACCTGCGTGAGCACGGTCTCGACGTGGAGGGTGGAAAGATTCAGGAAGAGCTGGGAGAGCAGGGCGTGTCCGACGCCGGAGCCCGCGAAGCCGGGGTGAACGCCGATCGTGTCCAGGACGGCGGCCTTGTCGATCTTGCCGAACTCCCCGAAGTCCACCCGCGCCATGACGAATCCGACGACGAACCCGTCCTCCTCCGCCACCAGCGATACCCGGATCCCGGATTCGGTCAGCATCTCCCGAAGCTTCGCGGCGTAATAGGCGGAGCGATCCCGGCCGGTGAGCTTCCGGTCGATCCGGACGACGGCCCCGAGGTCGTCCTCCCTCAAGGAGCGCACCGGGACCAGGTCACGGGACAACGCTTCGTAGTAATCCCCGCCGGCGCGGATCGTAGCTC
This genomic window contains:
- the bcrC gene encoding benzoyl-CoA reductase subunit C, which gives rise to MSTRPVGEIVAACEAIFEDLSFAKAREWKDAVPGRKVIGYMPVYVPREIVHAAGMLPLGILGGGADMEVIHGDAYYQSYICRIPRSTIEMAINGKLDFVDGMMFPSICDVIRNLSGIWKLLFKDKYVRYFDAPQNFREEVGGVFYANEMRELRDGLARLAGREVSDGDIRRSIAVYNENRRWVNRVYDYRSDFPWKAPSAEVYLLMRAGMVLPPEEHTLLMREYLAAAEAANRPLRDNCRVVLTGAFCEQPPLNLIKSLEMSGCYIVDDDLLLVSRWLLADVPTEGDPIENLSRAFLLHSAETAAKYEADVAKKGSYLIDTVRKRKADGVIFAAPSFCDPALLDKPMIISRIEPLGIPYIHIQYAENSSQMQPIREQSGTFADSIKLWSAS
- a CDS encoding ABC transporter ATP-binding protein; amino-acid sequence: MDAIRTEGLGKVFGPTVAVDRLTLSVDEGEIFGLVGPDGAGKTTVMRLLTGILDPSEGEGWVMSHSIRTETGKIHGEIGYMSQRFGLYPDLSVMENIDFYADLYGIPRRGRQEKIDELLAFSNLTPFKRRLAGNLSGGMKQKLGLACALIHTPKVLFLDEPTNGVDPVSRRDFWRILYRLLREKVTIFVSTAYLDEAERFQRLALLHQGKLLALGTPEEVKTLYPGVILEVRCGDPRRASAVLREELPGATVGLFGDRVHVGSRDPELARKGIEKALRNAGIPVSQVQPVEPILEDVFVAVLSSGGEARA
- a CDS encoding efflux RND transporter periplasmic adaptor subunit, with the translated sequence MKRKKTIVAAVVVVVLVIGAGIAVWLRFREAKEVGVIRVSGNIEVTDVDVSFKIPGRLLQRSVDEGMSVSAGQPVARLDSADLEREVSMKEAELQAAEAVLRELVAGSRPQEIARARAAAAAAQAEAERLSGDFERAKALHARDVISRQEFEGTRAAYEVADERRKEAKESLHLVEEGPRREQIEQSRARGRQAKEALELARTRLSYAAIVSPLAGLVLSKNVEPGDYVAPGTPVVTVGSLKDPWLRAYIEETDLGRVKVGQAVEVTADTYPGKKYAGHVSFIASQAEFTPKNVQTRKERVKLVYRIKVDVSNPDMELKPGMPADAAIRTDERSEVRIGRDTN
- a CDS encoding ABC transporter permease, with product MNLRRLLAIARKEFLHIRRDPRSLAMAIAIPMLLILLFGYALTLDVDNVPIAVWDQSVSPESRELISRFEGSRYFDVRLRAKGYPDIERAIEAGQVMAAVVIPRDFSAHLTAGNVAAVQFLIDGSDSNTATIALGYAESVARGYSRDIAFREARVGGTGTLRDPLEVRPRVWFNADMESKNYIVPGLIAVIMMVIAALLTSLTVAKEWETGTMEQLISTPILARELVLGKLLPYFALGMLDVLLAVGMGEFLFQVPLRGSAVLLFGMAAVFLVGALSMGMVISIVTKSQLLASQLAMVLTFLPSFLLSGFMYSIGNMPKAIQVMTYAIPARYFVTLLKGIYLKGTGLSILLGEAALLTAFGVMMVLLANRKFRKKLA
- a CDS encoding TolC family protein, translated to MPSTTELTLDKGVEIALSRHPLLLEKSADVDAAKARVGIATAPYYPRMETSAGYERFEYPAVFFRPSGGAVQGLGDTIGPLDDFTARLEARWLVWDGGARRAERDASVARAGGTVADKETVRQGVIYRVREAFFDHVTARRLEEVGMKSLSRAEKHLAFSKERYAAGTVPKEDVLKAQVELADANLSLVSARSAVRSTLARLNTAMGIPAETGTTVVPPGDSLVSPDTTPLSAALSGAESRRPELKTNLANVVASDAVVRKAKAAFLPQVGVSGMLGVRDTDFPPEEKEWSAGVKVTWPLFTGFARGHERNLAKAESEKAKAQFQGVSNRIREEVVVVHSGLRETFEAVHAAEVLVSEARESLRLAEERYANGVGTILDLLDAQVSLTRAEAKVVEAALSHQSAHSRFLLVTGSF
- a CDS encoding ABC transporter permease; amino-acid sequence: MWERLRNMLIKEFLQVLRDPKMRGIIFVMPLIQVMVFGYAVTTDVRDVPTAVLDFDQSVASRELLSRFSASGYFRFVAHTRDVSMANHLLDKGSVGAILRVDQGFGEDLRAGRTAKLQVIADGTDSNTAGIVLDYTGRIAGKFSEKVLLARLSRLRGEGPLPGRVELASRAWFNENLESRNFYVPGVIAIIVMLITLMLTSMAVVREKEIGTIEQLLVSPITPTEFILGKTLPFALIGYADVLLVAVVGVFWFEVPIRGSLVLLLVATTFYLMTTLGIGLFISTVSRTQQQAMMSVFFFYFPAVLLSGFMFPIANMPPLVQYMTYANPLRYFLVILRGIFLKGAGPATLWPQMAALLIMGLVTLFFTTRRFRKTMA
- a CDS encoding TetR/AcrR family transcriptional regulator, whose translation is MAAEKRSREARREQIAEAALEVIARHGTRSLSVGAVARRIGIVPSAIYRHFHGKEEILSAAIERMGERLLENAARAAAGKGGTIQRLRMLLQDHVRAIREGYAGPRIVFAEGIDGGGVSHRMEIYHVIRRYLDRVAEILRQGQRAGDLRGDLDPEATSVHFLGLIQPAATLWYLSAGKFDVTLYAECSFAQFAEAITAR
- a CDS encoding ABC transporter ATP-binding protein; protein product: MNPAAEEFSVVVRNLERRFGAFTAVNRVSFEVRKGEIFGFLGPNGAGKSTTIRMLCGLLAPTSGEGTVAGFDLNTEAEKIKQNIGYMSQRFSLYEDLTVEENINFYSGIYRIPAERKGERKEWVLRMADLSDHRNTKTAFLSGGWKQRLALGCAVLHEPPILFLDEPTSGVDPISRRNFWELIYELAGKGVTVFVTTHYMDEAEYCDRLGLIYRGELVALGTPEELKTRLMKEEVLEIQAERPQEAIGLLENLPGVKGAALFGKGIHAAVDRAEEFVPVLRAALETGGFAVGRVEKIVPTLEDVFVSLVEERDRQETPVSEVRR
- the oah gene encoding 6-oxocyclohex-1-ene-1-carbonyl-CoA hydratase — its product is MATTDEIIGKTAPSHLVDHNLVGQEVESLCGGMVRYEKRPAKRRDGSTAEGLGNAWIVINNPKQYNSYTTDMVKALILAFRRASVDREVNALVFTGTGDKAFCTGGNTKEYAEYYAGNPQEYRQYMRLFNDMVSSILGCDKPVICRVNGMRIGGGQEIGMACDFTIAQDLANFGQAGPKHGSAAIGGATDFLPVMIGCEQAMVSGTLCEPFSAHKAARLGIVSGLVPALKIGGTFVANPTVVTDRMLDGYGRVVHGDFKTGAAYKEGLAAIKGGEVDLSLLDAAVEELCAKLLETFPECMTKSLEELRKPKLIAWNANKENARAWLALNMMNEARAGFRAFNEGTKESGREIDFVKLRQGLARGIPWSEELIDGLIASLLAGKSAR
- a CDS encoding GNAT family N-acetyltransferase, giving the protein MAGLQLRPLHRDDLDRVSGIESRITGHSRRGFLEKRFAAAAGSPDGFITCAAVRDGGLAGYAIARIQEGEFGSPDAVAVLDVIGIDPDLQGKGVGKALLGEMERRMKGRGIGTLRTLVDWGTPAMVRFFSSAGFLLAPAQILERDASPLREEIRELGSAGPDARATIRAGGDYYEALSRDLVPVRSLREDDLGAVVRIDRKLTGRDRSAYYAAKLREMLTESGIRVSLVAEEDGFVVGFVMARVDFGEFGKIDKAAVLDTIGVHPGFAGSGVGHALLSQLFLNLSTLHVETVLTQVSPENIGLQRFLYSCGFHPSQRLMLGKTIS